The Pseudomonadota bacterium genomic sequence ATTCAAGGATTAGTGGAAAAAAGCACATTAATCGGGGTCAGAGTAAAATTAAATCTTCGGTTTGACGTTCAGGTCTTGCATTGTGCACGGCAAGTGGAAAGAAATAGGGTTTTTTCTTAAAGAATAAAATAACTTGACAGCAAAAATGAACGGGATTTTGAATAGTATAAAATCAGTGTCGGAAAATTTTACAGTTGGCTGGAAAAAGATTGACCACGAAGCACACGAAGCACACGAAGAAGGGCAGGGGAAACAAAAAAATGGCCGCTGCTCCTGGTGTTCCCGATGAAAAGGTTGTTCAGGGATCGACACCTTCTTTCCCGGGAATGGACAAGGGGAATTTTTTTGCCACGAGATCGAAGTGGCGGTCGTGGTGAATGAGTGCAGCCTGGTTTTCCATGGCCAGGAGGGCGATATAGGTATCAGTCAAGGGGATGGTGATTCCTGCCTTGAAGACATCAAACGAAAACCGTGCCACCTTTTCCCAGAATGAATCGTTCACAGGCAGGTATTCCAGCCCACTTAACAGCTCAGACAGCATTTTATATTCTTTTTTATTTTTGGTTCCTCGCAGGAGTTCAACCCTGATAATTCCCGGCATCAGGATAATTGTATCCTTTAACAGCCTTTGTACGGTATTGCGGATTTTTTCGTTTCCCCGTGGACGAAAGGACTCAATCCAGGCTGAGGTGTCAACGATCACTCTATCCATCTTTTCGCATCTCTTCCAACTCTTTTTGACCATAACCGAATTCATACCGG encodes the following:
- a CDS encoding PIN domain nuclease; its protein translation is MDRVIVDTSAWIESFRPRGNEKIRNTVQRLLKDTIILMPGIIRVELLRGTKNKKEYKMLSELLSGLEYLPVNDSFWEKVARFSFDVFKAGITIPLTDTYIALLAMENQAALIHHDRHFDLVAKKFPLSIPGKEGVDP